The Proteiniborus sp. DW1 genomic sequence GAAGGATTATCTAAATGCTCAGGAAATGAATGATGTCTTACTAGTAGGAATTCTACTAGATAAATCAGCGGTAATTAGAGAAGAATGGATGAAACGAGACAATCTAACCAAAGAAGAGCATAAGGCATTGAAAACAGCACAAACATATCTTGCCAAATTCTATGAACAATTAATGAGAAGATTAGACATAAAAGAAGTCAAGAAGATGATGAAACGAACAGCGGATTATGAACTTAAAATAATCGATAAATTCACACTTAAAAGGCTTCAAGGCACATGGCAGGAAGAAATGAAAATCGCTCATGTGGATAGGGAAGAATTCGAGGACTGGTGCGAACAAATAATGCAGATTCACTGTAAAGGGTGTAAAAAACATTTTGGCCAATGTAACTTACATGATGTATTTTATAATAACTTTGTTCCTGAAAGTGGTTGGAACCTTGAAAGATGCAGATATGCATATAAGGAAGTCAAGAAGAAAAAGAAGATAAAAGAGTAGGGGGTTAATTATGAGAACGTTAAATTCATATATAGCTAAGAGCATAATCAGATATTTGAATGGAGATTACGGAGAGTATAGAAGTCTTAAAAATAAAGCTTTGGAAATACATAAAGAAGAGCAATATCAGCGAAGATGTATCTTAACAATTGGAGAGACAATACCAAGCTCAACAAAAAAGAAAATCTATAAGATGGTGAACTAAAAACATAAGGGGTGAGTAGATGGGCTTAGAATACATTAGCTACATCCAGACAGAAGAATTATTTAAGGCATGGCCAACAATTCAAGGAATAAAGGAAAGTTTAGCAATAGAACTTAGAGCATTAGAAGTAGCCAACTCAGATGAAAAAGATGAATACATCTACACTCAAGTTGTAGGCAACAAGGTTATAACTGATATTCCTCCAACAGGGAAAATATCAGACACGACAGGAGACATAGCTGCTAATTACATGAATGTCATTAATCGTGACTATTATAACACTTTAGAAGCTATAAAGAAAGATAAGTTTTATATAGAGCTAGTTGACGATAAGCTAAACATAGCATTTAGGAGATTAACCTCAACACAACAGAAGCTACTTAAACTGTTCTACTGGGAAAAGAAAACATGGGCAGAGGTACTTGAAGAGCTTAAAAAGGACAAGCATTTTATTAGTAAACATCAAGCACAGGTTCAAAGAAGAGTTAGTATCGAGAAGTTGCAAAGCATATCTAAAATTACGGTAGAAGCATATTTAAAAGTAATGGAATTAGTGGAGGTGGAATAGATGGATATCAAAGAATGTTGCAAATACTGCATGAGCATATACACTTCTACACCTGCAAGTCCTAAAAGAAAATACAAGTTTTGTCCTATGTGTGGTGAGAAACTAGATTTTAGTCGTAAGGTCTATAAGTTGAAATTGGAGGAGGTCGAAGAATGAGAGAGATTGAATTTAGAGCATTAACTAATTCAAAGGTTGAGGTAAAGGGATATTACGTTTATGATGAACATTTAAAATTACATTACATCGACACTGGCAGAGGTGTTATGGTGGAAATAAATCCTGATACATTAGGCCAGTATATTGGTATAAAAGATGTTTGCAAAAGGAAAGTATTCCAAGGGGATATTGTCAAGGTCAGAGAAATCATATATGAAAATTGTAAAAGAAAGAAAATAGATAGAATAGATGAATATATAGGCGAAGTAGTTTGCCATCAATACGGTTGGCACATAGCAGAAAAGTTGGAAAACGGCACTAGATATCATTCATTGTGGTTATGGAACATTAACGGAGAGAATGATGACACTATGGAGATTTTAGGTAACAGATGGGATACTCCAGAACTTTTAGAAAGAGAGGGCT encodes the following:
- a CDS encoding DUF5651 domain-containing protein produces the protein MKDYLNAQEMNDVLLVGILLDKSAVIREEWMKRDNLTKEEHKALKTAQTYLAKFYEQLMRRLDIKEVKKMMKRTADYELKIIDKFTLKRLQGTWQEEMKIAHVDREEFEDWCEQIMQIHCKGCKKHFGQCNLHDVFYNNFVPESGWNLERCRYAYKEVKKKKKIKE
- a CDS encoding YopX family protein; amino-acid sequence: MREIEFRALTNSKVEVKGYYVYDEHLKLHYIDTGRGVMVEINPDTLGQYIGIKDVCKRKVFQGDIVKVREIIYENCKRKKIDRIDEYIGEVVCHQYGWHIAEKLENGTRYHSLWLWNINGENDDTMEILGNRWDTPELLEREGFE